Proteins encoded together in one Calditrichota bacterium window:
- a CDS encoding DUF2018 family protein, which yields MSTTDRVERDRLLFRTDPHRQLVDTLRQANPVLTAEAIKRAIELQIIAEEMARRAGVEIDEGSLTRFLADHKDEIDEQVSRALTAFICAIVSQEG from the coding sequence ATGAGCACAACCGACCGGGTCGAGCGCGACCGGCTGCTCTTCCGGACCGATCCGCATCGTCAATTGGTCGATACTTTGCGACAAGCGAACCCGGTGCTCACTGCGGAAGCAATCAAGAGAGCGATCGAACTGCAAATCATCGCTGAAGAAATGGCACGTCGGGCGGGAGTGGAGATCGATGAAGGCTCGCTAACGAGGTTTCTCGCCGATCATAAGGACGAAATCGACGAACAGGTGAGTCGCGCGCTGACCGCATTCATATGCGCAATTGTGTCGCAGGAAGGGTAA